The DNA segment AGGAGCTGTCACTATTTCATTACCGCAAGATGTACAAGGTGAAGGCTATGACTTCCCTGAGTCTTTCTTTGCAAAACGTGTTCACCGTATTGAGCGCCGTCCTGCAACTTCTGCGATGATTCAAGATGCAGTTGAACTAATGAAAGGCAAAAAGAAACCTATGCTTGTATGTGGTGGTGGTGTTCGTTATTCAGAAGCACACGAAGCGTTTGCTGCATTTGCTGAGAAGTTCAATATCCCATTCGGTGAGACTCAAGCGGGTAAATCAGCAGTAGTATATGACCACGAACTGAATTGTGGTGGTATCGGTGCAACTGGCGCAATGGCAGCTAACCTACTCGCTAAGGAAGCAGACGTTATTATCGGTGTAGGTACCCGTATGACTGACTTCACAACGGCTTCTAAATCTCAATACCAAAACAAAGACGTTGATTTTATTAATATTAACGTAGCGTCTTACGATGCATATAAACTTGATGGTACTCGTATTGTTGCCGATGCACGTGAAGGTCTAAATGCACTGTCAACGGCGCTTGAGGAAATTGGTTACCAGTCTGGTTACACCGACGAAATCTCTGATGCGAAGCAACGTTGGACAGCAGAGCTTGCTCGCATTGATAACGTAACTTACGAGAATGTCGAGTTTACTCCAGAAATCTCAGGTCATGTTGATAACAGCTTACTGGATGAGTACTCTGCAATTTTAGACTCTAAGCTATTACAAACTCGCGTTCTTGGTATTCTGAATCAAGAGCTTGAAGATGATGCAATAGTTGTTGGCGCAGCAGGTTCTATTCCTGCAGATCTACAACGTGTATGGCGTCCAAAACAACCAGATACTTACCATATGGAGTTTGGTTACTCTTGCATGGGCTATGAAATTGCAGCGGCAGTCGGCGCTAAAATTGCACGCCCAGATCAGCCTGTATACGCCTTCCTTGGTGATGGCTCATATATGATGCTCCACTCTGAAATCCAGACCGCAATTCAAGAAGGTATCAAGATTAACATCGTATTATTTGATAACATGAGCTTTGGTTGTATCAACAACCTGCAGATGAGCCAAGGCATGGGTAGCTTCGGTACTGAAAACCGTCATCGTGATCCGAAAACAGGCAAACTAACGGGTGATCCTGTACCAGTGGATTTTGCTAAAAATGCGGAAAGCTACGGTTGTGTGACTTACACAGCTCGCACAGAAGAAGAACTGATTGCAGCACTAGCTGATGCTAAGAAGCAAACAGTATCAACTTTGATTGATGTGAAAATCTTACCTAAAACCATGACGCACGGTTATGAGTCATGGTGGCGTGCAGGTACGGCACAAGTAGCAGACAAACCTGAAATAGAAGCTGCTGCTGCTAATATCAAAGAGGTGTTAAGCACTGTTGCTCGTCCGTACTAATCTCGTTTATTGAAGTCCTCTAAGGTATTGGGGGGCAACAAACAAAGAATCCTCATTGCTCGTTTA comes from the Vibrio sp. DW001 genome and includes:
- the iolD gene encoding 3D-(3,5/4)-trihydroxycyclohexane-1,2-dione acylhydrolase (decyclizing), giving the protein MNTIRLTTSQALVKFLNQQYIEVDGKEEKFVHGVFTIFGHGNVVGLGQALEQDAGELIVHQGCNEQGMAQIAVGFAKQQKRKKIYAVTSSVGPGAANMVTAAATATANRIPVLLLPGDVFATRQPDPVIQQVEQFHDYSVTTNDCFRPVSKFFDRILRPEQLMTAMIHAMRVLTDPADTGAVTISLPQDVQGEGYDFPESFFAKRVHRIERRPATSAMIQDAVELMKGKKKPMLVCGGGVRYSEAHEAFAAFAEKFNIPFGETQAGKSAVVYDHELNCGGIGATGAMAANLLAKEADVIIGVGTRMTDFTTASKSQYQNKDVDFININVASYDAYKLDGTRIVADAREGLNALSTALEEIGYQSGYTDEISDAKQRWTAELARIDNVTYENVEFTPEISGHVDNSLLDEYSAILDSKLLQTRVLGILNQELEDDAIVVGAAGSIPADLQRVWRPKQPDTYHMEFGYSCMGYEIAAAVGAKIARPDQPVYAFLGDGSYMMLHSEIQTAIQEGIKINIVLFDNMSFGCINNLQMSQGMGSFGTENRHRDPKTGKLTGDPVPVDFAKNAESYGCVTYTARTEEELIAALADAKKQTVSTLIDVKILPKTMTHGYESWWRAGTAQVADKPEIEAAAANIKEVLSTVARPY